A region of Bacteroidota bacterium DNA encodes the following proteins:
- a CDS encoding ATP-binding protein: MNDQHKELTDDYTKGLSNYVSGAGESALQHAYELGRRAIKSGVGCLDLAHVHQEALVQSILGAGSGPEGARIARLGGAFFEESLSPYEMTHRGYHEVMTDLSRRAAELAVLNTRLEREIEERKKAERMLRALPERILDAQEAERRRVAHELHDDVCQRLSATKLHIGAFEQEVKQNPRLRSKLQNIKRQININIREVRRIAAHLRPAALDEIGLHVALRLLCEDFQQVNRATRAQFEMKAPSAARVGSHVELALYRIAQEGLSNVAKHAHAKKVLVRLGRENGFVRLDIRDNGRGFEVDRPSANSTRGYKLGLLNMKERAELLHGSCKITSAPGKGTHIRIEIPAATGPSHE; this comes from the coding sequence ATGAACGATCAGCACAAGGAACTGACGGACGACTACACAAAGGGATTGAGCAATTACGTCTCCGGCGCCGGAGAGTCCGCGCTGCAGCACGCCTACGAACTCGGGCGGCGTGCGATCAAATCGGGGGTGGGCTGTCTCGACCTTGCCCATGTGCACCAGGAGGCTCTTGTCCAATCAATTCTCGGGGCAGGCTCCGGTCCGGAGGGCGCGCGCATCGCGAGGCTCGGGGGCGCTTTTTTCGAGGAGAGCCTCTCGCCGTACGAGATGACTCACAGGGGCTACCACGAGGTCATGACGGATTTGAGCCGCAGGGCTGCGGAGCTCGCGGTGCTCAACACGAGGCTCGAGCGCGAAATCGAGGAGCGCAAGAAGGCCGAGCGAATGCTGCGGGCGCTGCCGGAGCGGATTCTCGACGCGCAGGAGGCCGAGCGGAGACGCGTCGCCCACGAACTGCACGACGACGTCTGCCAGCGGCTCAGCGCGACAAAGCTCCACATCGGCGCGTTCGAGCAGGAAGTGAAACAGAACCCCAGGCTGCGCTCAAAACTGCAGAACATCAAGCGGCAAATCAACATCAACATCAGGGAGGTCCGCCGCATCGCAGCTCATCTCAGGCCCGCGGCTCTCGACGAGATCGGCCTGCACGTGGCGCTGAGGCTCTTGTGCGAGGATTTTCAGCAAGTCAACCGCGCCACCCGGGCGCAGTTTGAGATGAAGGCGCCTTCCGCCGCCCGGGTCGGATCGCACGTGGAGCTGGCGCTCTATAGGATCGCCCAGGAGGGCCTCTCCAATGTCGCCAAACACGCGCATGCCAAAAAAGTGCTGGTCCGGCTCGGCCGCGAAAACGGATTCGTCCGGCTCGATATCCGCGACAACGGCCGCGGCTTCGAAGTCGACAGGCCGTCGGCGAACTCCACGCGCGGGTACAAGCTCGGACTCCTGAACATGAAGGAAAGGGCGGAGCTTCTCCATGGCTCGTGCAAGATCACATCTGCGCCGGGCAAAGGGACGCACATCCGGATCGAAATCCCGGCAGCCACCGGGCCCTCTCATGAATAA
- a CDS encoding response regulator transcription factor, with protein MNKIKVLFADDHGVVRSGLRALFRSSPEFTVVGAARDGEQAVRLAAKTRPDIVLLDISMPKINGIEATRIIKRDNPESRILILTIHEDEDYLYEIIRAGANGYVLKSAEKREIFAAVHAVAAGESFFSPGMSKLILDGFIKKAKAEKPQRETAGDRLTAREAEVLRHIAQGLSGPKIAEKLFLSVNTVNTHRNNLMQKLNIHDTAALVRYAFENGYSDLTPS; from the coding sequence ATGAATAAGATCAAAGTCCTCTTTGCGGACGATCACGGAGTGGTTCGAAGCGGTCTGCGGGCGCTGTTCCGGAGTTCCCCGGAGTTTACCGTCGTGGGGGCGGCCCGCGACGGGGAACAGGCGGTTCGTTTGGCCGCGAAAACCAGGCCCGACATCGTCCTTCTCGACATCTCGATGCCGAAAATCAACGGCATCGAAGCGACCCGCATCATAAAGCGGGACAATCCCGAAAGCAGAATCCTGATCCTGACGATCCACGAGGACGAAGACTATCTGTATGAGATCATCCGTGCGGGCGCGAACGGGTACGTCCTGAAAAGCGCCGAGAAGAGAGAGATCTTTGCCGCGGTGCACGCGGTCGCGGCCGGCGAGAGCTTTTTTAGCCCGGGCATGTCGAAACTCATCCTCGACGGGTTCATCAAAAAGGCGAAGGCCGAAAAACCGCAGCGGGAAACGGCCGGCGATCGCCTGACCGCCCGCGAAGCGGAGGTATTACGGCACATCGCGCAGGGACTCTCGGGACCGAAAATCGCCGAAAAACTCTTCCTCAGCGTAAATACGGTGAACACGCACCGGAATAACCTCATGCAGAAGCTGAATATTCACGACACCGCCGCGCTCGTCCGCTATGCGTTTGAGAACGGGTATTCCGATCTCACCCCCTCATGA
- a CDS encoding sigma-54 dependent transcriptional regulator, with the protein MNLDSGVLVHEASPSEGGSQARTPKGVEPVLLGRSASIGEIRSAVALVAKSPTAVLISGESGTGKEVVARLIHAQSDRANKPFIAVNCGALPKDVIENELFGHEKGAFTGALPKKAGCFELAEGGTLFFDELAEMHTETQVKLLRAIELKCFRRLGGTEEIRVDVRTLAATNRDVSAALKSRDLREDLYYRFSVIEIFIPPLRERREDIPILLEAFLGVFGERYGRTGQSFSPDAVEMLTGFDWPGNVRELKNVVERAVVMCLEDVIHPKYLPEKINGSRKPSSQISIPVGTSLKGAEKAIVLQTLASVQDNRSKAARVLGLSRRALLYKLHRYENGV; encoded by the coding sequence ATGAACCTGGATTCTGGAGTTCTCGTTCACGAAGCGTCCCCCTCTGAAGGGGGGTCTCAAGCCCGGACACCGAAAGGGGTCGAACCGGTGCTCCTGGGACGGAGTGCGTCCATCGGCGAGATCCGGTCGGCGGTTGCGCTGGTCGCGAAATCTCCGACCGCCGTCCTCATCAGCGGGGAGAGCGGGACCGGCAAAGAGGTTGTCGCACGGCTGATTCATGCGCAGAGCGACCGGGCGAACAAGCCGTTCATCGCCGTAAATTGCGGAGCGCTTCCCAAGGATGTGATTGAGAATGAGTTGTTCGGCCACGAGAAAGGGGCTTTCACCGGGGCTCTTCCGAAAAAGGCGGGTTGCTTTGAGCTTGCCGAGGGGGGAACGCTGTTCTTCGATGAGCTCGCCGAAATGCACACGGAGACTCAGGTGAAGCTCCTCCGCGCGATCGAGCTGAAGTGTTTCCGCAGGCTCGGGGGGACTGAGGAGATACGCGTCGACGTCCGGACACTGGCGGCGACGAACCGGGACGTGTCGGCCGCCCTGAAATCGCGGGACTTGCGGGAAGACCTCTACTACCGTTTCAGCGTCATTGAAATCTTTATTCCGCCTCTCCGGGAGCGGAGGGAGGATATCCCGATCCTCCTTGAGGCGTTCCTCGGAGTGTTCGGCGAGCGATACGGGAGAACCGGCCAGTCGTTTTCTCCCGATGCGGTGGAAATGCTGACCGGGTTCGACTGGCCGGGTAACGTGCGCGAGCTGAAAAACGTCGTGGAGAGGGCGGTCGTCATGTGCCTGGAGGACGTCATCCATCCAAAGTATCTGCCCGAGAAGATCAACGGAAGCAGGAAACCATCCTCCCAGATCAGCATTCCCGTCGGAACGTCGCTCAAGGGAGCGGAGAAGGCGATCGTTCTCCAGACGCTCGCCTCGGTGCAGGATAACCGGTCGAAGGCGGCGAGGGTGCTCGGCCTGAGCCGGAGAGCCCTGCTCTACAAGCTGCACCGGTACGAGAACGGGGTGTGA
- a CDS encoding glycosyl hydrolase family 18 protein, whose protein sequence is MKHRIIVLLLVWGATTLATLTAHAQSNPWVSAYYAGWNQGYLPPSEIDYSAVTDIIHFALVPQTNGSLDYLSNSISPANSAALVQAAHGAGRKALVCIGGWNTEGGFLGATSGGTMNTFVSNIVSFTTSRGYDGVDIDWEPLNAGDANQYVAFITALRTALDGVSPRPMLTAATGWQPAIIAQVQSKLDQVNIMTYDMSGPWPGWVTWHNSPIYDGGFKFPSTGGYVPSANGMVDDFVSGGIAANKLGIGIDFYGYVWSGGTGTPSGGATAPRQSWSAAPSLQSNVPYYTILQNYYQSANERWDSSAQASYLSFDNAGSTGDMFISYDNENTCRKKVEYARSKGIGGIIIWELGGGYLPGTFPNRDRLLQAVKQAIGGGTPTPALPAPPALAMPLNGTTGMATAATLSWSASTGASSYGLQVASNTSFAPAIVNQSGLVPLSSAVSGLANSTTYYWRVNATNSAGTSAWSSVYSFSTAATAPVAPAAPILAAPANGATDVPTTPSLSWNSSTGASSYRLQISASPAFSTIAADQSGIQGTASSASGLANSTLYYWRVNATNSAGTSGWSTANSFTTAAAQPATSDLWVSQDGLLAPWIDASWGATVDFSNSEQHYSGATSMKVVQSAWGGLSVHSGNWGAPVNVNTSSYSSVKLAIFSPSGGVSLSLLFENELGTAFPRVSYGAPAAGQWVQVSIPMSQLNPGGQVVSRLDIMDMSGSAQTFYVDDVRFGGTAVASVPSVPALSAPVSGASNVATNPTLAWSASTGASSYRLQLSVRTDFSSTALDQSGIAATQATAPGLATGTTYYWRVNATNSAGTSGWSNTFSFATQASAPNAPPVPTLVSPGNGASKVSGSTTLTWNPAAGASSYHLQVSASSAFSGLVSDQAALTAASFALTGLSSNTTYYWRVNASNAGGTSSWSAVWSFRTSNRRTFVSAYGTASVQQVEEGIPQSYALSQNFPNPFNPSTTIRFELPEAGHATLKVYNSLGQEVATLLDGELGAGTFQAVWNAGGMPSGTYFYRLDAGSFTQSKKLVLLK, encoded by the coding sequence GTGAAACATCGCATCATCGTCTTACTTCTGGTGTGGGGCGCAACAACCCTCGCGACTCTCACCGCGCATGCCCAGTCGAATCCCTGGGTCAGCGCTTACTATGCCGGCTGGAACCAGGGGTACCTTCCCCCCTCGGAAATCGACTACTCCGCCGTGACGGATATTATCCACTTCGCTCTCGTGCCGCAAACCAACGGCTCTCTCGATTATCTGAGCAACAGCATCAGCCCGGCGAACTCCGCCGCGCTGGTGCAGGCGGCCCATGGCGCCGGCAGGAAGGCGCTGGTCTGCATCGGCGGATGGAACACCGAGGGTGGATTCCTGGGAGCGACAAGCGGCGGAACGATGAACACCTTTGTTTCGAATATCGTCTCGTTCACGACGAGCCGGGGATACGACGGGGTCGACATCGACTGGGAACCGTTGAATGCGGGCGACGCAAACCAGTATGTCGCATTCATCACCGCTCTCCGGACTGCCCTGGATGGGGTGAGCCCCCGACCGATGCTCACCGCGGCAACCGGATGGCAGCCCGCGATCATCGCGCAGGTTCAGTCGAAGCTCGACCAGGTCAACATCATGACCTATGACATGTCGGGCCCCTGGCCGGGCTGGGTGACGTGGCATAATTCCCCGATCTATGACGGCGGGTTCAAGTTCCCGAGCACCGGCGGGTACGTCCCTTCGGCGAACGGAATGGTGGACGATTTCGTGTCCGGCGGAATTGCGGCGAACAAGCTGGGCATCGGGATCGATTTCTACGGCTATGTCTGGAGTGGAGGCACGGGAACGCCTTCAGGAGGAGCTACGGCTCCGCGCCAGAGCTGGTCGGCCGCCCCCTCGCTCCAATCAAATGTGCCGTACTACACGATCCTTCAGAATTACTACCAGTCCGCGAACGAGCGGTGGGATTCGAGCGCGCAGGCCTCGTATCTTAGTTTTGACAACGCGGGTTCGACCGGCGACATGTTTATTTCCTATGACAACGAGAACACCTGCCGGAAAAAAGTCGAGTACGCCCGAAGCAAGGGAATCGGCGGAATCATCATCTGGGAGCTCGGCGGCGGGTATCTCCCGGGGACGTTTCCGAACCGGGACCGGCTGCTGCAGGCGGTGAAGCAGGCGATCGGCGGCGGGACTCCCACCCCGGCCCTGCCGGCTCCCCCGGCGCTCGCCATGCCGCTCAATGGTACCACCGGAATGGCGACTGCGGCAACGCTCTCCTGGAGCGCTTCCACGGGCGCCTCGTCCTACGGACTGCAGGTCGCGTCCAACACGTCCTTTGCACCCGCGATCGTGAATCAATCCGGGCTCGTTCCGCTCTCATCGGCCGTGAGCGGGCTTGCCAACTCCACCACGTACTACTGGCGCGTCAACGCCACGAATAGCGCCGGAACGAGCGCATGGTCGAGTGTGTACAGCTTCTCGACGGCCGCGACGGCGCCGGTCGCACCCGCAGCACCCATCCTGGCCGCGCCGGCAAACGGGGCGACAGACGTCCCAACGACTCCCTCGCTCTCGTGGAATTCTTCAACGGGCGCGTCTTCGTACCGTCTCCAGATCTCCGCAAGCCCGGCTTTCTCGACAATAGCGGCGGACCAGAGCGGAATCCAGGGCACCGCTTCAAGCGCAAGCGGCCTGGCCAACAGCACGCTCTACTACTGGCGGGTCAACGCCACGAATAGCGCCGGCACCAGCGGTTGGTCGACTGCCAATAGTTTCACGACCGCCGCAGCCCAACCGGCGACATCCGACCTCTGGGTGTCTCAGGACGGATTGCTTGCGCCATGGATCGACGCATCATGGGGCGCGACGGTCGATTTTTCGAACAGCGAGCAGCATTACAGCGGGGCAACTTCGATGAAGGTCGTCCAAAGCGCATGGGGAGGGTTGAGCGTGCACTCGGGCAACTGGGGAGCGCCCGTCAACGTGAACACCTCGTCTTATTCGAGCGTCAAACTTGCGATCTTCTCGCCTTCGGGGGGAGTCTCATTATCGCTCCTGTTCGAAAACGAGCTCGGCACGGCCTTTCCGCGCGTCAGCTACGGAGCACCGGCGGCCGGCCAGTGGGTCCAGGTATCGATCCCGATGAGCCAGCTGAATCCGGGCGGGCAAGTGGTAAGCCGTCTGGATATCATGGACATGAGCGGTTCGGCGCAGACCTTCTATGTGGATGACGTCCGGTTCGGGGGAACGGCTGTTGCCTCCGTCCCTTCCGTCCCGGCACTCAGCGCCCCGGTAAGCGGAGCCTCGAACGTTGCTACGAACCCGACGCTGGCATGGAGTGCCTCCACGGGGGCATCATCGTACCGGCTGCAGCTTTCGGTCCGAACGGATTTTTCGTCAACCGCACTCGATCAGAGCGGCATCGCGGCGACCCAGGCGACGGCTCCCGGGCTCGCAACCGGAACCACCTACTACTGGCGAGTGAACGCGACAAATTCCGCGGGAACGAGCGGTTGGTCGAACACGTTTTCGTTTGCGACGCAAGCCTCCGCGCCGAATGCGCCGCCCGTCCCGACGCTGGTTTCACCGGGCAACGGGGCGAGCAAGGTCTCCGGCAGCACGACCCTGACGTGGAACCCGGCGGCGGGAGCGAGTTCATACCATCTGCAGGTCTCGGCCAGCAGCGCCTTCTCGGGCCTCGTCTCGGATCAGGCGGCGCTGACAGCGGCTTCCTTCGCGTTGACCGGCCTCTCAAGCAACACAACCTACTACTGGCGGGTGAATGCGTCGAACGCCGGCGGGACGAGCTCGTGGTCCGCGGTCTGGTCGTTCAGGACTTCAAACAGGCGGACTTTTGTTTCCGCGTATGGAACTGCTTCGGTGCAGCAGGTAGAAGAGGGGATTCCGCAATCGTACGCCCTCAGCCAGAATTTTCCGAATCCGTTCAACCCATCGACGACGATCCGGTTCGAGCTTCCGGAGGCGGGGCATGCGACACTCAAGGTCTATAATTCGCTCGGCCAGGAAGTGGCGACCCTACTCGACGGAGAGCTCGGCGCCGGCACGTTTCAGGCCGTCTGGAATGCCGGCGGCATGCCAAGCGGCACCTATTTCTACAGGCTCGATGCCGGCAGCTTCACGCAGAGCAAGAAACTTGTACTCCTGAAGTAA
- a CDS encoding response regulator transcription factor yields the protein MKVLIVDDSPLICLRLAALLSDVEGVEIAGYTTDSALVISSVTSLKPDVVILDIQLVGASGIDFLRQIRRDHPGIVVVMLTNLADPRYRKTCLEAGAAFFFDKSTQIFELAALFERLAQEPKSGRIAGQKSLAPFDPDPERPPA from the coding sequence ATGAAAGTACTGATAGTCGACGATTCACCTCTCATCTGCCTTCGGCTCGCAGCCCTCTTATCCGATGTCGAAGGGGTCGAAATCGCGGGCTACACCACCGATTCCGCGTTGGTGATCAGTTCGGTGACGAGCCTCAAGCCCGATGTGGTCATCCTCGACATCCAGCTTGTGGGAGCGAGCGGGATCGACTTCCTGCGTCAGATCAGGAGGGATCATCCCGGTATCGTCGTGGTGATGCTCACCAATCTTGCGGATCCGCGGTACCGGAAGACCTGCCTCGAAGCCGGAGCGGCCTTTTTCTTCGACAAATCGACGCAGATCTTCGAGCTGGCGGCGCTCTTCGAGCGTCTTGCCCAGGAGCCGAAATCCGGTCGCATTGCCGGTCAGAAGAGTCTGGCGCCGTTTGATCCCGATCCGGAGAGGCCTCCCGCTTGA
- a CDS encoding response regulator transcription factor translates to MIRILITDDHPLMREGVAKILLAESDMRVAGEARTAAEMLDLLREKEVDVLVLDISLPGTSGLDALKDVRQQFPRLPILILSMHPEDRFATRVLKTGASGYVTKESAPEELVKAIRKVHRGGKYVSNSLAEKLAEEIDTSAVRRPHESLSDREFQILRMIAAGKKAREIAHQLSLSVRTVNTYRTRLLQKMHMKSTAELIHYALEQKLLD, encoded by the coding sequence ATGATTCGAATCCTCATCACCGACGATCACCCCCTCATGAGGGAAGGTGTCGCCAAAATCCTCCTGGCGGAATCCGATATGCGGGTGGCCGGCGAGGCCAGGACCGCTGCGGAAATGCTTGATCTTCTCCGGGAGAAGGAGGTCGACGTCCTGGTCCTCGACATCTCCCTTCCCGGAACGAGCGGCCTCGACGCCCTGAAGGACGTTCGGCAGCAATTCCCCAGGCTTCCCATCCTCATCCTGAGCATGCATCCGGAAGATCGTTTCGCCACGCGGGTGCTTAAGACCGGCGCCTCGGGGTACGTCACGAAAGAGAGCGCGCCCGAGGAGCTTGTGAAAGCCATCCGGAAGGTTCACCGGGGCGGGAAATATGTCAGCAACTCGCTCGCCGAGAAGCTGGCCGAAGAGATCGACACAAGTGCGGTAAGACGACCGCACGAATCGCTTTCCGACCGCGAATTTCAGATTCTTCGGATGATCGCGGCGGGCAAGAAGGCCCGAGAAATCGCGCACCAGCTCTCGCTGAGCGTCAGGACTGTCAATACCTATCGCACCCGGCTGCTGCAAAAAATGCATATGAAATCGACCGCGGAACTCATTCACTATGCGCTTGAACAGAAGCTTCTCGACTGA
- a CDS encoding response regulator, with protein MNQPLRILLVEDTPSDAELAEHEMRASQISFHSKRVESKEGFLQELNTPLPDIILADFTLPQFSALEALRLLKSLRLSIPFILVTGSQSEEVAVECMKAGADDYILKTSLKRLPQAVLNVLAKKRAEREKREAEEGLRSTSRQLRALAARLQNAREEERKKIAREIHDELGQMMTAVKIDLAMLDRKLSGRNGERLIAQAKAEIAAMQKMVDTTIKSVRKIATELRPDVLDNLGLLEALQWQAQEFEHRTGIPARLNLTDAPLELDQEKSIAVFRIFQETLTNIARHAKASEVDVTLRTEEGKLLLVVADDGRGITEEELQGPGSLGLLGMRERSHLFGGEVQIARGKEKGTIVTVTIPLRQGSSRGEAQ; from the coding sequence ATGAACCAACCGCTTCGGATACTGCTCGTGGAGGATACCCCCTCCGACGCGGAGCTTGCCGAGCATGAAATGCGGGCGTCGCAAATCTCGTTTCACTCGAAACGGGTCGAGTCGAAGGAAGGATTCCTCCAGGAGCTGAACACGCCGCTGCCCGACATCATTCTCGCGGATTTTACCCTCCCCCAGTTCAGCGCGCTTGAGGCCCTCCGGCTGTTGAAAAGCCTGCGCCTCAGCATCCCCTTTATTCTCGTCACGGGGAGCCAGTCCGAGGAAGTTGCCGTGGAATGCATGAAGGCCGGGGCGGACGACTATATTCTCAAGACGAGTCTCAAGCGGCTCCCTCAGGCCGTCCTGAACGTCCTCGCGAAAAAGCGGGCGGAGAGGGAGAAGCGGGAGGCGGAGGAGGGATTGAGGAGCACGAGCCGCCAGCTCCGGGCCCTCGCGGCACGCCTCCAGAACGCCCGCGAGGAGGAGCGAAAGAAGATCGCGCGGGAGATCCATGACGAGCTCGGACAGATGATGACCGCGGTCAAAATCGACCTCGCGATGCTGGACCGGAAGTTGTCCGGCCGGAACGGCGAGCGCCTGATCGCCCAGGCGAAGGCGGAGATCGCCGCGATGCAAAAGATGGTCGATACGACGATCAAATCGGTGCGAAAGATTGCCACAGAGTTGAGACCCGATGTCCTCGACAACCTGGGGCTCCTGGAGGCGTTGCAATGGCAGGCACAGGAGTTTGAGCACCGGACCGGGATCCCGGCCCGGCTGAACCTTACGGACGCGCCGCTCGAGCTCGATCAGGAGAAGTCGATCGCCGTGTTCCGGATCTTTCAGGAGACCCTCACGAATATCGCCCGCCACGCCAAAGCAAGCGAAGTGGACGTGACTCTTCGCACCGAAGAGGGGAAGCTGCTCCTCGTCGTCGCCGATGACGGGCGGGGGATCACGGAGGAGGAGCTCCAGGGACCCGGCTCGCTTGGGTTGCTCGGAATGAGGGAACGCTCCCATCTCTTCGGGGGGGAAGTCCAGATCGCGCGGGGTAAAGAAAAAGGGACGATCGTGACGGTCACAATCCCCCTCCGCCAGGGTTCTTCCCGAGGGGAGGCACAATGA
- a CDS encoding response regulator, translating to MAAEAHIVEILLVEDNPNDAELTLRALDKNKLANKVFRVSDGAEALEFLFGKESGDPPPAGRIPRVVLLDLKLPKVDGLEVLRRMKADDRTRMIPVVVLTSSKEDRDIIESYRLGVNSYIVKPVDFDKFVRCVQDLGLYWLLLNQPPPLR from the coding sequence ATGGCCGCTGAAGCACATATCGTAGAGATCCTCCTCGTAGAGGACAATCCAAATGACGCGGAGCTCACGCTCCGGGCTCTCGATAAAAACAAGCTGGCAAATAAGGTCTTTCGTGTGAGCGATGGAGCGGAAGCGCTGGAATTCTTGTTCGGCAAAGAATCGGGAGATCCCCCGCCCGCCGGCCGCATTCCACGGGTCGTGCTGCTCGACCTGAAACTGCCGAAGGTCGACGGATTGGAAGTGCTCCGGCGGATGAAAGCCGACGACAGGACCCGGATGATACCGGTCGTGGTCCTGACCTCCTCCAAGGAGGACCGGGATATCATTGAAAGCTACCGGCTCGGGGTCAACAGTTATATCGTCAAGCCGGTCGACTTCGACAAATTCGTCAGATGCGTTCAGGATCTCGGCCTCTACTGGCTCTTATTGAATCAGCCGCCGCCGCTGCGATGA